One Kosmotoga arenicorallina S304 genomic window carries:
- the dprA gene encoding DNA-processing protein DprA, translating into MEDFEYALISLSGDFTVNEMENIVANGIGLEELLKSRITFLPESKQKKAIGMVSSVEKVLRKYEKNFLVYGHSSYPDYLRTISMPPAVLFFKGNEELLMEKNTIAIVGSRKATSYGTNIAKNFSKELDKRGFVIVSGLAAGIDSCAHRGSLDAGGRTIAVLGTGIDVVYPSGNRDLFQKILKRGCIISEFLPGTPPLKQNFPRRNRIIAGLARVVVIVEAAIKSGSLITAKIALENGREVLAVPGDITRFNSEGTNWLIKNGAKPVTELADIMEEFPEFTPAVEESSETSSFDSIILDLLKNGPMDFNQMLALTGFEYGQLMEKLLDLQLKGYVTETQGLWQLLPL; encoded by the coding sequence ATGGAAGACTTTGAATACGCATTGATATCACTTTCGGGGGATTTTACCGTAAATGAGATGGAAAATATTGTGGCCAATGGAATTGGCCTGGAAGAACTCTTGAAAAGCAGAATTACTTTTCTTCCAGAATCCAAACAGAAAAAAGCCATTGGGATGGTTTCTTCTGTGGAAAAGGTGCTCAGGAAATACGAGAAAAATTTCCTCGTTTATGGCCATAGCTCTTATCCCGATTATCTCAGAACTATAAGCATGCCACCAGCCGTTCTTTTCTTCAAGGGCAATGAAGAGTTGCTCATGGAAAAAAATACAATAGCCATCGTTGGTTCAAGAAAGGCAACCTCTTATGGAACAAATATTGCAAAGAACTTCTCAAAGGAACTCGATAAAAGGGGATTTGTTATTGTCAGCGGCCTTGCCGCAGGGATTGACTCCTGTGCCCACCGTGGCAGCCTTGATGCTGGAGGCAGGACTATTGCTGTGCTTGGAACAGGAATTGATGTTGTTTACCCTTCAGGCAACCGGGATTTGTTCCAGAAAATTCTTAAAAGAGGATGCATTATAAGTGAATTCCTACCAGGGACGCCTCCATTAAAGCAAAACTTCCCCAGGCGTAACAGAATAATAGCAGGGTTAGCCAGAGTCGTTGTTATTGTTGAGGCCGCGATTAAAAGTGGTTCCTTGATCACAGCGAAAATTGCTCTTGAGAATGGAAGAGAAGTTCTGGCGGTTCCCGGGGATATTACGAGATTCAATTCAGAGGGGACAAACTGGCTGATAAAAAATGGAGCCAAACCGGTAACAGAACTTGCGGATATAATGGAGGAATTTCCGGAGTTTACACCTGCTGTCGAAGAGAGCTCAGAAACATCGAGCTTTGATTCCATTATCCTGGATTTATTGAAAAATGGCCCCATGGATTTTAACCAGATGCTTGCTTTAACCGGGTTTGAATATGGGCAGCTCATGGAGAAATTGCTGGACTTGCAATTGAAGGGTTATGTTACTGAAACACAAGGCCTATGGCAGCTTTTACCATTATGA
- the fba gene encoding class II fructose-1,6-bisphosphate aldolase, whose product MPYVNTKDILEKASEGFYAVPALNINNLEFLQAIIEAGLEESAPVIIETSEGAIKYAGNGNIMRGAKLFVDMVREYADTIDIPVALHLDHGKHFEYIIAAIKAGYSSVMIDASEHNFEENLSITKKVVEIAHSVNVSVEAELGRLVGIEDNVVVAAHEAALVDPDEAVEFVEKTGVDFLAPAIGTSHGAFKFKGEARLDFDRLKKVKERTGIPLVLHGASSVPQDIVELAEKFGADFKGAKGVPSEILKETVKYGINKVNTDTDLRMAFIAGLREFLAGNPTEFDPRKYFKVPKEYVKGLIKERMRLLGCSNKA is encoded by the coding sequence ATGCCATATGTAAACACAAAAGATATTCTTGAAAAAGCAAGTGAAGGATTTTACGCGGTTCCTGCACTGAATATCAATAACCTAGAATTTCTTCAAGCAATAATAGAAGCAGGTCTTGAAGAAAGTGCCCCCGTGATCATTGAAACTTCAGAAGGGGCAATAAAGTACGCGGGAAATGGTAATATCATGAGAGGCGCTAAACTCTTTGTCGATATGGTGAGGGAATATGCCGATACCATAGACATACCTGTAGCGCTCCATCTGGATCATGGAAAGCATTTCGAGTACATAATTGCGGCTATAAAAGCTGGTTATTCTTCTGTGATGATAGATGCCTCGGAGCACAATTTCGAGGAAAACCTCAGTATAACAAAAAAAGTAGTGGAGATTGCTCACAGCGTTAATGTTTCAGTTGAGGCAGAATTGGGAAGACTCGTTGGTATAGAAGACAATGTAGTAGTCGCCGCACATGAGGCTGCGCTAGTTGACCCGGATGAGGCTGTGGAATTTGTCGAAAAAACAGGCGTTGACTTCCTCGCTCCTGCCATCGGTACGAGTCATGGCGCTTTTAAATTCAAAGGTGAAGCAAGACTTGATTTTGACAGGCTCAAAAAGGTTAAAGAGCGCACCGGAATCCCCCTTGTCCTTCACGGAGCCTCAAGTGTTCCACAAGATATAGTAGAACTTGCTGAAAAATTCGGCGCTGACTTCAAGGGTGCAAAAGGCGTTCCCTCTGAGATACTGAAAGAAACCGTGAAATATGGTATAAATAAAGTGAACACCGATACAGACTTGAGAATGGCTTTTATAGCAGGATTGAGAGAATTTCTTGCCGGAAATCCTACAGAATTTGACCCACGAAAGTACTTCAAAGTACCAAAAGAATATGTAAAAGGGCTGATAAAAGAAAGAATGAGATTGCTTGGATGTTCAAATAAAGCCTGA
- a CDS encoding acetate/propionate family kinase has product MKVLVINCGSSSIKYQLLEMDNETVLAKGLLERIGISGSKLKHKKGSEKYEISKDVANHKEGLNLIISTLKDEELGVIKDTSEISAVGHRVVHGGELFASSVRINERVLKEIEANAFLAPLHNPPNIQGIKATIELLPDAAQVAVFDTAFHQSMDPIAYLYAIPYNYYEKYKVRRYGFHGTSHRYVSARTAALLGKPIEELKIITVHVGNGASIAAVKYGKSVDTSMGFTPLEGLVMGTRSGDIDPAIVPFLQEQEGLSPKEVTEILNKKSGMLGLTRGQYSDMREIEDGAIAGDSICKLAHDIYEYRIAKYIGAYVAAMNGVDAISFTAGVGENSPYLRKNVVNKYLGYLGIELDEKENDCKACEKFISTPDSAVKVLIVPTNEELVIARDTAEIVEKNLNELNLW; this is encoded by the coding sequence GTGAAAGTATTGGTAATCAATTGTGGCTCTTCATCTATCAAGTACCAGTTACTGGAAATGGATAATGAGACTGTCCTTGCAAAGGGCCTTCTTGAAAGGATAGGGATATCTGGCTCAAAGCTTAAGCACAAGAAAGGTTCTGAGAAATACGAAATAAGCAAAGATGTCGCCAACCACAAAGAAGGGCTTAATCTGATAATATCAACTCTTAAAGACGAAGAACTTGGTGTAATTAAAGACACGTCTGAAATCAGTGCAGTAGGTCATAGGGTTGTTCATGGAGGCGAGTTGTTTGCCTCTTCTGTGCGAATTAATGAAAGGGTTTTAAAGGAAATTGAGGCTAACGCTTTTCTTGCACCATTGCACAATCCCCCGAACATTCAGGGGATAAAGGCAACAATAGAGCTTTTGCCCGATGCAGCGCAGGTGGCTGTGTTTGATACTGCCTTTCATCAGTCAATGGATCCAATAGCATATCTTTATGCCATTCCTTACAACTACTACGAGAAGTACAAAGTAAGGCGTTATGGTTTTCACGGCACCAGCCATCGTTACGTATCTGCAAGGACCGCTGCTCTTTTGGGAAAGCCTATCGAAGAGCTCAAGATTATCACTGTCCATGTGGGTAATGGTGCTTCCATCGCAGCGGTAAAATACGGAAAATCGGTGGATACTTCTATGGGTTTCACGCCTCTGGAAGGACTTGTAATGGGTACCAGATCAGGTGACATTGACCCTGCAATTGTTCCTTTTCTTCAGGAGCAAGAAGGCTTGTCTCCAAAAGAAGTTACGGAAATACTGAACAAGAAAAGCGGTATGCTTGGCTTAACACGAGGACAATACAGTGATATGAGAGAAATTGAGGATGGAGCTATTGCCGGTGATAGCATCTGCAAGCTTGCTCACGACATATATGAATACAGAATCGCAAAATATATTGGCGCTTATGTTGCTGCAATGAACGGTGTAGATGCGATTTCCTTTACTGCCGGTGTCGGCGAAAATAGCCCTTATCTCAGAAAGAACGTAGTGAATAAATATCTGGGATATCTGGGAATAGAGCTTGACGAAAAAGAGAACGATTGCAAAGCATGTGAAAAATTCATCTCCACTCCTGATTCTGCGGTGAAGGTGCTTATAGTACCTACAAATGAAGAATTGGTTATTGCAAGGGATACAGCAGAGATTGTTGAAAAAAATCTCAACGAGCTTAATCTCTGGTGA
- a CDS encoding cyclic nucleotide-binding domain-containing protein, which yields MKEVKMNPNEKISHLGQEVSNAYIVQSGGAILKRNGTDRIFIAGDIIDPVSIVSKKSTGDIYAVGHTSLIAGSIEEILGFIKKNPKLLQRALLKAVEELPFFDEELSDRLQSIEEITAILISKRQYLLNKYPPLLFGEKPLYRKAVKYLQKKDFANAANNFKCYLKQYQNSLLSRPVKLFLALAELNLSNFNAAAELLTNLLDSSKDVVSDYVRKLFGAFELNETAFILTKGVPAYPENFSRKIIEEYADKIVTLEEDTPLVEEGKAFNSIYFVVEGELWAAKKRGNKFFKLSEISKFNTFGELHVLTDSKADSTLIGKSGTKLISIDRKSFFKISIFEFPEAGIELLKYLLSYEKELLGED from the coding sequence GTGAAAGAAGTAAAGATGAACCCTAATGAAAAGATCTCACATCTGGGGCAAGAAGTATCAAATGCCTATATCGTTCAGTCTGGTGGTGCGATTTTAAAGCGCAACGGTACTGACCGTATCTTTATTGCCGGCGACATAATAGATCCTGTGAGCATAGTCTCTAAAAAGTCCACGGGTGATATTTACGCAGTTGGGCACACTTCATTGATCGCAGGTTCTATTGAAGAAATATTGGGATTTATAAAGAAAAATCCAAAACTCTTGCAAAGAGCGCTTTTGAAAGCTGTGGAAGAACTACCTTTCTTTGACGAAGAATTGAGCGACAGGCTTCAATCAATTGAAGAAATAACAGCTATCTTAATATCCAAAAGGCAATATTTGCTTAATAAATACCCGCCGTTGCTTTTTGGCGAGAAACCTTTGTATAGAAAAGCTGTCAAATATCTTCAAAAAAAGGACTTTGCCAATGCTGCCAACAATTTTAAGTGTTATCTGAAACAATACCAAAATTCCCTTCTTTCAAGACCTGTGAAGTTGTTTTTGGCTCTGGCTGAACTGAATCTTTCCAATTTCAATGCTGCCGCTGAGCTTTTAACGAACCTTCTCGACAGTTCAAAGGACGTGGTTTCAGATTATGTCAGGAAGCTTTTCGGTGCGTTCGAACTGAATGAAACTGCCTTTATTCTGACAAAAGGCGTACCAGCTTACCCTGAAAATTTTTCCAGAAAGATCATTGAAGAATATGCAGACAAAATAGTCACTCTCGAGGAAGACACACCCCTTGTTGAAGAAGGAAAAGCATTCAATAGCATATATTTTGTGGTTGAAGGTGAGCTCTGGGCAGCTAAAAAGCGGGGAAACAAGTTTTTTAAGTTATCTGAGATTTCAAAATTTAACACCTTTGGAGAGCTGCACGTCTTAACTGACTCAAAGGCCGATTCAACCTTAATTGGAAAATCAGGCACCAAGCTGATTTCAATCGATAGAAAGAGTTTCTTCAAAATCTCTATATTCGAGTTTCCAGAAGCCGGTATAGAGCTTCTTAAATACTTGCTTTCCTATGAAAAGGAGTTACTCGGTGAAGACTAA
- the panC gene encoding pantoate--beta-alanine ligase has translation MEVIRTVQEMKDLAYGFLCKRVSHGFVPTMGYLHEGHLSLVRKAREDNDIVTVSIFVNPTQFGPNEDYSKYPRDEERDLSLLAGLGVDYVFIPEVVEMYKPDHSTFVEVKGLTEGLCGTRRPGHFRGVTTVVIKLFNIVMPTKAYFGQKDAQQFRVIRRMVRDLDLSVELVEMPIVRESDGLAMSSRNVYLSPRERLQAPLLHKALLKGNELIGKGITDVGTIKANMRQILGKGDLIKVDYVELVDEETLAPIDNLQEKKNKKVILAIAVYLGKARLIDNEIVRVP, from the coding sequence GTGGAAGTTATCAGAACGGTGCAGGAAATGAAAGATCTGGCATATGGATTTCTTTGTAAAAGGGTTTCTCATGGCTTTGTGCCAACGATGGGTTATCTTCATGAGGGACATCTTTCTCTTGTCAGAAAGGCGAGAGAAGACAATGATATTGTTACCGTGAGTATATTTGTTAACCCGACACAGTTCGGCCCCAATGAAGATTACAGCAAATATCCCCGGGACGAAGAACGAGATTTATCGCTTCTGGCAGGACTTGGAGTGGATTATGTTTTCATTCCCGAGGTTGTTGAAATGTATAAGCCTGACCATTCAACATTTGTTGAAGTAAAAGGATTGACAGAAGGTCTCTGTGGAACGAGAAGACCGGGGCATTTTCGTGGCGTTACCACTGTAGTAATCAAGTTATTCAATATAGTGATGCCTACAAAAGCTTATTTTGGCCAAAAAGACGCACAACAATTCAGAGTAATCAGGAGAATGGTAAGAGATCTAGATTTATCTGTGGAACTTGTTGAAATGCCGATTGTTCGCGAATCGGATGGGCTTGCAATGAGCTCCAGAAATGTCTACCTTTCACCCCGGGAACGTCTTCAGGCGCCGCTTCTTCATAAAGCTTTATTGAAAGGGAACGAGCTAATAGGAAAAGGTATAACCGATGTTGGGACAATTAAAGCAAATATGAGACAAATCCTGGGTAAAGGTGATTTGATAAAGGTAGATTATGTTGAATTGGTGGATGAAGAAACACTGGCTCCGATAGATAACTTACAAGAAAAGAAAAACAAAAAAGTTATTCTTGCTATTGCAGTCTACCTTGGGAAAGCAAGGCTTATAGACAACGAGATAGTAAGAGTACCTTAG
- a CDS encoding GNAT family N-acetyltransferase, with amino-acid sequence MDKQYVTIEEVSRIELLNLMNEAFSDYVLNFRWNLESLERDLIENGISAKDSAILRISGENVGFFLVSLKGNICRIGLMGMIKKFRGSGYGLEMLDKIVEGCKWKNVNKVILEVPEMDHSSRRFYERYGFRVKRDLVSFYKSLNSNEDIDISLEPLPLKEVQDIAIEASGKYHRKHNWYNDPKTLSHLKFNNFSGILKNDKLLGYCVWSYKDEYVYVMDFGPTAESNYQEIVEYLERSFNGTYEKLLIPWVCEDDVLFSILPPRGYNKLATQKEMELRLTH; translated from the coding sequence ATGGATAAGCAATATGTGACCATTGAAGAAGTTTCGCGTATTGAGCTGCTTAACCTTATGAATGAGGCTTTCAGCGATTATGTCCTTAATTTCCGCTGGAATCTCGAAAGCCTTGAAAGAGATCTGATCGAAAATGGCATTTCGGCAAAAGACTCTGCAATTCTCAGAATATCAGGAGAAAACGTCGGTTTTTTCCTGGTGAGTTTAAAAGGTAACATCTGTCGTATAGGCCTTATGGGAATGATTAAGAAGTTCAGGGGGAGCGGTTATGGACTTGAAATGCTGGATAAAATAGTGGAAGGCTGCAAATGGAAAAACGTGAATAAAGTTATTCTTGAAGTCCCGGAAATGGATCATAGCTCTCGAAGGTTTTATGAAAGATATGGATTCAGGGTGAAGAGGGATTTGGTTTCTTTCTACAAATCTCTGAATTCAAATGAAGATATAGATATATCCCTAGAACCATTACCCCTCAAAGAAGTACAGGACATAGCTATAGAGGCATCCGGAAAATACCACCGCAAACACAATTGGTACAACGATCCCAAGACCCTATCGCATCTTAAATTCAATAATTTTTCAGGTATCTTGAAGAATGATAAATTGCTGGGATATTGTGTCTGGAGTTATAAAGATGAGTATGTCTATGTAATGGATTTTGGGCCTACAGCAGAGTCTAATTACCAGGAAATAGTTGAATATCTGGAACGCTCTTTTAATGGAACTTATGAGAAGCTCCTGATTCCCTGGGTATGTGAAGATGATGTCCTCTTTTCCATTTTGCCACCCAGAGGTTATAACAAGCTTGCCACACAGAAGGAAATGGAACTTCGGTTAACTCATTAA
- a CDS encoding DUF3783 domain-containing protein has translation MGSENPLVLYYTESEEEKRIVEEFFINYETIDCTGLEEKKLDSIISGEIEKASHKKWSSNHYSFMIFHKMESKEILEILKHIRQVSKSEWIFATTTENNLNWVLKDLLKELIEEHRNMHNIR, from the coding sequence ATGGGCTCAGAAAATCCCCTGGTTTTATATTATACCGAATCAGAAGAGGAAAAGAGAATAGTGGAAGAATTCTTCATAAATTATGAGACAATTGATTGCACAGGGCTTGAAGAGAAAAAACTCGACTCCATCATAAGCGGTGAAATTGAAAAAGCATCTCACAAAAAGTGGAGTTCTAATCACTATTCTTTCATGATTTTTCATAAGATGGAAAGCAAAGAAATACTTGAAATATTAAAGCATATCAGGCAAGTATCCAAAAGTGAATGGATATTTGCCACGACAACAGAAAATAATCTTAACTGGGTCTTAAAGGATCTTTTGAAAGAGCTCATAGAAGAGCATAGAAATATGCACAATATCAGATAA
- a CDS encoding GAF domain-containing protein yields MRSILRDFSEEFFKILSFPKEEWFSFWLEHRKDHPRLWEEYLMKNCMNERDVEKELQKVERRELDSLHQSWLLLESNAKSSVLKSLKNLSSVLELSREDFVVFIMVALGKSESIIVPTSKGHVIMIDLLSLYRKGKLNFAGNFIIEKMREFRAYSEYMVSKDDSEEEKGRKFERIFELIQSAINKPSGEEALQEIVRILDHYVEYYNWTGFYITSPGEQLELGPFVGEPTEHVKIKFGQGICGQAAKLKEVFVVPDVDKEDNYLSCSDKTKSEIVVPIIDDDRILGEIDIDSHHLNAFSAADEKFLEKISELVVKSKLLSDQ; encoded by the coding sequence ATGAGAAGCATACTCAGGGATTTTTCGGAAGAATTCTTTAAGATCCTTAGTTTCCCAAAGGAAGAATGGTTCTCCTTTTGGCTTGAACACAGAAAAGATCACCCGAGACTATGGGAAGAATACCTTATGAAAAATTGCATGAATGAAAGGGATGTTGAAAAAGAACTCCAAAAAGTAGAAAGGCGTGAACTCGATTCACTTCATCAGTCATGGCTTTTGCTGGAATCAAATGCGAAGAGCAGTGTGTTAAAAAGCTTGAAAAACCTTTCTTCTGTGCTCGAATTATCACGGGAAGATTTTGTTGTTTTCATCATGGTGGCTCTTGGAAAGAGCGAAAGCATTATCGTTCCCACTTCCAAAGGGCACGTTATTATGATAGATTTGCTTTCCCTGTATAGAAAGGGTAAACTAAATTTCGCAGGAAACTTCATTATTGAAAAAATGAGGGAGTTCAGGGCATATTCTGAATACATGGTTTCAAAAGACGATAGCGAAGAAGAAAAGGGAAGAAAGTTCGAAAGGATTTTTGAACTTATACAATCAGCTATCAATAAGCCTTCAGGCGAAGAAGCCTTGCAGGAAATTGTGAGGATTCTTGACCATTATGTTGAATATTACAACTGGACAGGCTTTTATATTACCAGCCCGGGAGAACAATTAGAACTCGGTCCATTTGTCGGTGAACCAACAGAACATGTGAAAATAAAGTTCGGTCAGGGAATTTGTGGCCAGGCAGCGAAATTAAAGGAAGTATTTGTGGTTCCGGACGTTGATAAAGAAGACAATTACTTGAGTTGCAGTGATAAAACAAAATCGGAAATAGTGGTTCCTATTATCGATGATGATAGGATTCTTGGAGAGATAGACATAGACAGCCACCACCTGAACGCTTTTTCAGCTGCTGATGAGAAATTTTTGGAGAAAATCAGCGAGCTTGTAGTTAAAAGCAAATTATTGAGTGACCAATAA
- a CDS encoding ABC transporter ATP-binding protein, with translation MSDAILEARNISYSYGMVSVLKNLNVRVDSPEICGIFGKSGSGKSTLIAILAGLMKPLSGEVFLKGIKVYESLRSVLSIRKRTGIVFQLRNLLKELTVEENLRVASMAKGKELNSGEISDLLSAMEISRLVHRYPSELSVGEQQRVAIARALVGSPVIIFADEPTGSVDEANKKGILALFQKVRERKVPIVLTSHDSETLKICDRVYELRNGILKEVLIT, from the coding sequence ATGAGTGATGCCATACTCGAAGCTCGAAACATCTCTTATTCTTATGGTATGGTAAGCGTTCTTAAAAACCTTAATGTTCGCGTGGATTCACCTGAAATCTGTGGTATCTTTGGTAAGTCAGGATCCGGGAAATCCACTCTAATTGCAATCCTTGCTGGTTTGATGAAGCCGCTTTCAGGCGAAGTTTTTTTAAAGGGCATAAAAGTTTACGAATCCCTTAGATCGGTGCTTTCAATAAGAAAGCGAACGGGAATAGTTTTTCAACTCAGAAACCTGCTCAAAGAGCTGACTGTTGAAGAAAATCTTAGAGTTGCCTCAATGGCAAAAGGGAAGGAACTGAATTCAGGAGAAATCAGCGATCTTTTATCGGCAATGGAAATATCCAGATTAGTTCATCGCTACCCTTCAGAGTTATCAGTAGGCGAACAACAAAGGGTTGCGATTGCCCGTGCTCTCGTGGGGAGCCCGGTGATTATTTTTGCTGATGAACCGACAGGAAGCGTTGATGAAGCTAATAAAAAGGGTATTCTTGCGCTTTTTCAAAAAGTCAGAGAGCGGAAAGTTCCTATAGTTCTAACCAGTCACGATTCTGAAACCTTAAAAATCTGCGATCGGGTTTATGAGCTTAGAAATGGCATATTGAAGGAGGTTCTAATAACATGA
- a CDS encoding ABC transporter permease: MRKIILAWKLAKSFALKEKKHFIIPVIAIGIGFAGLIVIISVIHGFDALLLDSLTGFFPHLLVDSTSKPVEDLEGISRVFRMELSEGILSFNKDFKGVIIYGADDEGIDFFTRFVLSGTSPKRDEILIGKALSESLELEPGDMVQITQGILSPLFSRKVKVSGILKTGVYQFDSNICIVNSEDNSGFWAIYLHDPRQAKKVKERLSGEISGNIYTWTELNEGFAKAVKVDELFALIITVFVVLLSGFGVMNAILYSVLTRRHEIGILSSLGLSPGYIAFVFWMQAIIVCIVGLLVGTVTGGISLFFISRVKVPLPEDVFYTTFLPVKVSLADFLIALAFELLLITIFSLFPSRHAGKIDPMEVLKYE; encoded by the coding sequence ATGAGAAAAATCATTCTTGCCTGGAAACTTGCAAAAAGCTTTGCTTTGAAGGAAAAAAAGCATTTTATAATACCTGTAATTGCAATAGGAATAGGATTTGCAGGTCTGATTGTTATTATTTCTGTGATACATGGTTTTGATGCCTTGCTACTTGATTCGCTGACGGGTTTTTTCCCACATTTGCTGGTAGATAGCACCTCCAAGCCTGTTGAAGACCTTGAAGGGATTTCCAGAGTATTCAGAATGGAATTGTCCGAAGGTATTTTGTCATTCAACAAGGACTTTAAAGGCGTGATCATCTATGGTGCAGATGATGAAGGGATTGATTTTTTTACGCGTTTTGTGCTTTCGGGTACTTCTCCGAAAAGAGACGAAATTTTGATAGGAAAAGCTCTTTCAGAATCTCTGGAGCTTGAGCCGGGTGATATGGTGCAAATAACGCAGGGCATATTATCACCGCTTTTTTCACGAAAAGTAAAGGTTTCTGGCATATTAAAAACAGGGGTATACCAATTTGACTCTAACATATGCATTGTTAATAGCGAAGATAATAGCGGTTTTTGGGCTATATATCTACATGATCCCAGACAGGCAAAAAAAGTTAAAGAACGGCTTAGTGGTGAAATTTCGGGAAATATCTATACCTGGACAGAGTTAAACGAGGGATTTGCGAAGGCTGTAAAGGTTGATGAGCTTTTCGCCCTTATTATAACGGTATTTGTTGTTCTTCTGTCTGGCTTTGGTGTTATGAACGCTATACTTTATTCCGTATTAACGAGAAGACACGAAATAGGTATATTGAGTTCGCTGGGATTATCTCCGGGTTATATAGCTTTTGTATTCTGGATGCAAGCGATCATTGTTTGTATAGTTGGCTTGTTAGTTGGTACTGTAACTGGAGGAATATCTTTGTTTTTCATTTCCAGAGTTAAAGTGCCACTTCCAGAGGATGTTTTTTATACAACTTTCCTTCCTGTAAAAGTCAGTTTAGCGGATTTTCTAATAGCGCTTGCCTTTGAGTTATTGTTGATAACTATCTTTTCTCTATTTCCCTCAAGGCATGCTGGAAAGATAGACCCTATGGAGGTATTAAAATATGAGTGA
- a CDS encoding LCP family protein, with the protein MFSKKGLTSLVIVLLILSIIILQLIVYDVFTRIRSLENAGFFLILGTDSGGKNSLGGRTDFILALKTGKTGLVAVRIPRDTLVSWEGKSLKINALLNIYGIEALKNTVKSIIKGNCFGYIILDYLNVVKLTDFIGPVEVEITKPMHYDDFQQNLHIHFDPGIYELSGNELLGYLRYRYDASGDIGRIERQKEVMEKLVKNFRRLSLLDMLKTALFFLNTTQTEFDVIQSLGFVKEIFRSSLSISFESLPYYLDEKGNVILSEEPEKEVSEPRVLIINNIPGFKSFSEIVKGQWLSRTGLHVDTVDMYLHTYNIEQEETVIFINNPADEIIEFFGAAHPLHKPEVFRTYLLQGVEEYYSLLDEYSKNRYYISDYDYIVLLGNRK; encoded by the coding sequence ATGTTTTCGAAAAAGGGACTGACTTCTCTTGTAATTGTATTGTTGATTCTTTCTATCATCATTCTTCAACTTATAGTGTATGATGTCTTCACCCGCATTAGATCGTTGGAAAACGCGGGTTTCTTTTTAATACTCGGTACAGATTCTGGAGGCAAGAATTCTTTAGGAGGAAGAACGGATTTTATCCTCGCTCTCAAAACAGGAAAAACAGGATTGGTTGCTGTAAGGATTCCCAGAGACACTCTTGTTTCCTGGGAAGGAAAGAGCTTGAAAATAAATGCCCTACTGAATATCTATGGTATAGAGGCTTTAAAGAATACTGTGAAAAGCATCATAAAGGGTAACTGTTTTGGGTATATAATTTTGGATTATCTCAATGTGGTCAAATTGACCGATTTTATCGGCCCGGTGGAAGTAGAAATTACGAAACCAATGCATTATGATGATTTCCAGCAAAACCTTCACATCCATTTTGATCCCGGAATCTATGAGCTTTCAGGGAATGAGCTTTTGGGGTATCTGAGATACAGGTATGATGCTTCTGGAGATATAGGTCGGATTGAACGCCAGAAAGAAGTCATGGAAAAGCTCGTGAAAAATTTCAGAAGGCTATCTCTTTTAGATATGCTCAAAACAGCTCTTTTTTTTCTTAACACCACACAGACGGAATTCGATGTGATACAAAGCCTCGGATTTGTAAAGGAAATATTTAGAAGCAGTTTGTCGATTTCCTTTGAATCATTACCCTATTACCTTGATGAAAAGGGTAATGTGATTTTATCTGAAGAGCCGGAAAAGGAAGTTTCCGAACCCAGAGTGCTAATAATAAACAACATCCCTGGATTCAAGTCCTTTTCAGAGATTGTTAAAGGCCAGTGGCTTTCCAGGACAGGGCTTCATGTGGATACAGTCGATATGTACCTTCACACATATAATATCGAACAGGAAGAAACTGTAATATTCATAAACAATCCTGCTGATGAAATAATCGAATTCTTTGGGGCAGCTCATCCATTGCATAAACCAGAGGTGTTCAGAACCTATTTGCTTCAAGGCGTTGAAGAATATTATTCTCTTCTGGACGAGTATTCCAAAAATCGATATTATATTTCCGATTACGACTATATCGTTTTATTGGGGAATAGAAAATGA